GAAGCGGGCCTGCCGGTGCTGGATGAAAAAACCAGTGGCCAGCTGATTCCGCAGGCGACCAACCTGCAGGCGCTGGACGCGATCAGCTTTAAGAAAGGCTGCTATACCGGTCAGGAGATGGTGGCGCGCGCCAAGTTCCGCGGCGCCAACAAGCGGGCGCTTTACTGGCTGGCGGGCAAAGCGGGCCGCGTTCCGGAAGCGGGCGATGCGCTGGAGATGAAGATGGGCGAAAACTGGCGACGCACCGGCACCATTCTGGCCGCCGTGCAGCTGGAATCGGGCGATGTCTGGGTGCAGGCGGTACTGAATAACGATCTTGAGCCGGAAAGCGTGCTGCGCGTGCAGCACGATGAGGGCGGCGAACTGGCGATTCAGCCGCTGCCCTACTCGCTGGCGGACTAGCGGTTCAGATAAACAAAAAAGGCGGCCTGCTGGCCGCCTTTTTTATGGCTTCAGAATATAGAGGTAGATGGCTAAAAAGTGGCAGATACTGCCGCCGAGAACAAAGCCATGCCAGATGGCGTGGTTGTAAGGAATGCGTTTCGCCACATAAAAAATTACCCCTAACGAATAGATGATGCCGCCAGCCGCCAGCAGCCAGACGCCGCCTGGCGCCAGCTTCATCGCCAGCTGGTAAATCACAATCAGCGACAGCCAGCCCATCAGCAGGTACGTTACGACCGACAGCACCTTAAAACGGTGAATAAACACCAGCTTAAAAATAATCCCCAGCAGCGCCAGGCTCCAGATCACCACCATCAGGCCATGCGCCAGCGGCGACTTCAGCCCCACCAGCAAAAACGGCGTATAGGTACCGGCAATCAACAGATAGATGGCGCAGTGATCCAGTTTTTTCAGCCAGAATTTGGCACGCGGGTATGGGATCGCGTGGTACAGCGTCGAGGCGAGAAACAGCAGGATCATACTGCCGCCGTACAGGCTGTAGCTAACAATCGCCAGCGTGCCCGCGTTAGCATCGATAGCCTGGCTCAGCAGCAGCACCAGTCCAATGATGCCGAAGATGCAGCCCACGCCGTGGCTGATGCTGTTGGCAATCTCTTCCGCCAGCGAGTATCCCTCAGCTAATACGCTTTTATTCGCCATATTTATTCTCCTGAAATGCGTAATGCATTGTGCAAAAAAGGAAATCCTTATCGACGGGCCGCGCCGACTTTTTACGCATTCACAGACTAGCCGAGAACCTTTTCAGTGTACACCTGTAAGCTGAAATAATTTTATGTCCGCCTGT
This DNA window, taken from Mixta gaviniae, encodes the following:
- the trhA gene encoding PAQR family membrane homeostasis protein TrhA, which encodes MANKSVLAEGYSLAEEIANSISHGVGCIFGIIGLVLLLSQAIDANAGTLAIVSYSLYGGSMILLFLASTLYHAIPYPRAKFWLKKLDHCAIYLLIAGTYTPFLLVGLKSPLAHGLMVVIWSLALLGIIFKLVFIHRFKVLSVVTYLLMGWLSLIVIYQLAMKLAPGGVWLLAAGGIIYSLGVIFYVAKRIPYNHAIWHGFVLGGSICHFLAIYLYILKP